From a single Acidobacteriota bacterium genomic region:
- the ilvC gene encoding ketol-acid reductoisomerase, translating to MKIFYDKDADLDYLRGKKIAIIGYGSQGHAHANNLKDSGCDVIVGLKAGSLSRAKAEAAGLTVQDTAEAAFNADIIMMLVPDEVAPKIYAQDIAPNLLPGNSLVFAHGFSIHFKKIVPPENVNVFMVAPKGPGHLVRHEYTEGRGVPCLLAIHQDASGNTQQTGLAYASAIGGGRAAILETTFREETETDLFGEQAVLCGGLASLIQAGFDTLVEAGYSREMAYFECLHEVKLIVDLIYEGGISNMRYSVSNTAEYGDLSRGGRVINDGVRQEMKQLLKEIQSGEFADEWMAENEAGKPRFKAMEAAGLAHPIEEVGRELRGMMPWLQQNKLVNKAKN from the coding sequence ATGAAAATTTTTTATGACAAAGATGCTGACCTTGACTATCTACGAGGTAAAAAAATCGCCATCATCGGGTATGGTTCACAAGGTCATGCGCATGCGAATAATTTAAAAGATTCGGGTTGCGATGTAATTGTCGGACTCAAAGCCGGGAGCCTTTCGCGCGCCAAAGCCGAAGCCGCCGGTCTCACGGTTCAAGACACTGCCGAAGCTGCCTTCAACGCCGACATCATCATGATGCTGGTGCCCGATGAAGTCGCGCCGAAAATTTATGCGCAGGATATTGCGCCAAATCTGTTGCCCGGCAACTCCCTGGTGTTCGCGCATGGCTTTTCGATTCATTTCAAAAAAATCGTGCCGCCGGAAAACGTCAATGTTTTTATGGTTGCGCCCAAAGGTCCCGGTCATCTGGTGCGCCACGAATACACCGAAGGACGCGGTGTTCCGTGTTTGCTGGCAATTCATCAGGACGCCAGCGGCAACACCCAACAAACAGGACTCGCTTATGCGTCGGCGATTGGCGGCGGTCGCGCGGCAATTTTGGAAACCACGTTTCGCGAAGAGACCGAGACCGACCTTTTCGGTGAACAAGCGGTCTTGTGCGGCGGTCTCGCCTCGCTCATTCAAGCCGGTTTCGATACCTTGGTTGAAGCGGGCTATTCACGCGAGATGGCTTATTTTGAATGCCTCCACGAAGTCAAACTCATCGTTGATTTAATTTATGAAGGCGGCATTTCCAACATGCGTTATTCGGTATCGAACACCGCCGAATATGGCGATCTATCGCGCGGCGGGCGCGTCATTAATGACGGCGTGCGGCAAGAGATGAAACAACTTTTAAAAGAAATTCAGTCGGGCGAATTCGCCGACGAATGGATGGCTGAAAATGAAGCCGGTAAACCGCGTTTCAAAGCTATGGAAGCCGCAGGACTGGCGCATCCGATTGAAGAGGTCGGCAGAGAGTTGCGCGGCATGATGCCCTGGCTTCAGCAAAATAAATTGGTCAACAAAGCGAAAAATTAG
- the ilvN gene encoding acetolactate synthase small subunit: MKHTISVILEDRFGDLQRIVGMFSAKCLPIESLSVSPTMNGTLSSATIVTSGEAKAIEQIVKLLNRQVRVLSAADVTNLDCIEREMAFVKVKAENGEARQKALNLVSLFHAKIVDATNEGFIVEVIGDSNTVRGLVHSLQPFGVHEVVRTGTVAIERLNEAGEQAAANCQVAAD; the protein is encoded by the coding sequence ATGAAACATACAATTTCAGTAATTCTTGAAGACCGCTTCGGAGATTTGCAACGCATCGTTGGCATGTTCAGCGCCAAGTGTTTGCCGATTGAATCCCTGAGCGTTTCACCGACCATGAATGGCACGCTCTCTTCGGCAACTATCGTCACCAGTGGCGAAGCAAAAGCCATCGAACAGATTGTCAAATTGCTCAATCGTCAGGTGCGCGTATTGAGCGCGGCGGATGTGACGAATCTCGATTGTATCGAGCGCGAAATGGCATTTGTGAAAGTCAAAGCGGAAAACGGCGAAGCGCGACAAAAGGCTTTGAATCTGGTGTCGCTTTTCCATGCCAAAATCGTAGATGCGACCAACGAAGGTTTCATTGTCGAAGTCATTGGTGACAGCAATACGGTTCGCGGTCTGGTGCATTCGCTGCAACCGTTCGGCGTGCACGAGGTCGTGCGCACCGGAACCGTAGCCATCGAGCGATTGAACGAAGCGGGTGAGCAAGCGGCTGCTAATTGCCAGGTCGCGGCAGATTGA
- a CDS encoding cupin domain-containing protein produces the protein MGFYDWDKMRAEDISELYKRKMAIGENLTVARVEVQQGATTQTHSHESEEVIMVLKGAWRFYLPHGEITLRANQMLSIPPGVEHSSEVLEDTVAIDICTPMRFDWITGEDRFLHQDPDQLLWAV, from the coding sequence ATGGGTTTTTACGATTGGGACAAAATGCGAGCCGAAGATATTTCGGAACTCTATAAACGGAAAATGGCGATTGGCGAAAATCTCACGGTCGCGCGCGTCGAAGTGCAACAGGGCGCAACCACCCAGACGCATTCACACGAGAGCGAAGAAGTCATCATGGTTTTAAAAGGCGCGTGGCGATTTTATCTGCCACACGGCGAAATCACCCTGCGCGCCAATCAAATGCTGTCGATTCCACCGGGCGTCGAACATTCATCGGAAGTTCTGGAAGACACGGTTGCCATAGACATCTGCACACCGATGCGCTTTGATTGGATTACCGGCGAAGACCGTTTTTTGCATCAAGACCCGGATCAATTGCTCTGGGCAGTATAA
- the ilvD gene encoding dihydroxy-acid dehydratase — protein sequence MRSNLIKLGAERAPHRSLLKACGVTDGDMPKPFIGVCNSYIDIIPGHRHLQELGKLAKEAVREAGGIPFEFNTIGVDDGIAMGHIGMKYSLPSREIIADSVETVIEAHRLDGMVCIPNCDKIVPGMLMAAMRVNVPVIFVSGGAMRAGKLSTGKSVDLMHVFEGVGAVQAGKLSAAELQEIEDVACPTCGSCSGMFTANSMNCLMEALGVALPGNGTFLADSVDRRELVKQAAAQIIELVKADFKPSDYITLASFDNAFALDVAMGGSTNTVLHTLAIAREAGIEYPLERLNEISQRVPTICKVSPARPDVHIEDVERVGGISAILKELAKRQGALELNQKTVTMQTLGENIREAAAPDGDVIRTLEEPFSETGALATLFGNLAPEGAVIKRAAADLDYFTGTAMVFDSMEEACSAILSGLVKKGSVVVIRYEGPRGGPGMQEMLAPTANIVGMGLGRDVALITDGRFSGATRGICIGHVSPEAAAGGTIAALKDGDVITIDLKNNRLEVDLDASEIAARLAALPPFQTRVKSSYLRRYASLVTSANTGAVLRKV from the coding sequence ATGAGAAGTAATTTAATCAAACTCGGCGCAGAACGTGCACCGCATCGCAGCTTGCTCAAAGCTTGTGGTGTGACCGATGGCGATATGCCGAAACCGTTTATCGGCGTTTGCAATTCTTACATTGACATCATTCCCGGTCATCGCCATTTGCAGGAACTCGGCAAACTCGCAAAAGAAGCGGTGCGCGAAGCCGGTGGCATTCCATTTGAATTCAATACCATCGGCGTTGATGATGGCATTGCGATGGGACACATCGGCATGAAGTACAGTTTGCCGTCGCGTGAAATCATCGCCGATTCGGTTGAAACGGTCATCGAAGCGCACCGGCTCGATGGCATGGTCTGCATTCCGAATTGCGACAAAATCGTGCCGGGAATGTTGATGGCGGCGATGCGCGTCAATGTGCCGGTGATTTTTGTAAGCGGCGGCGCGATGCGCGCGGGCAAGCTCTCAACCGGAAAAAGCGTCGATTTGATGCACGTCTTTGAAGGCGTCGGCGCAGTGCAAGCGGGAAAACTTTCTGCCGCAGAGCTTCAGGAAATCGAAGATGTCGCGTGTCCGACCTGCGGTTCATGTTCGGGAATGTTCACCGCCAATTCGATGAACTGTTTGATGGAGGCGCTGGGGGTCGCGCTTCCCGGCAACGGTACGTTTTTAGCAGATTCAGTTGATCGCCGTGAACTGGTGAAACAAGCGGCAGCGCAGATTATCGAACTGGTGAAAGCCGATTTCAAACCGAGCGATTACATCACGCTCGCGTCGTTTGATAATGCCTTTGCGCTCGATGTGGCGATGGGCGGTTCAACCAACACCGTGTTGCACACGCTGGCGATTGCCCGTGAAGCGGGAATCGAATATCCGCTTGAACGTTTGAATGAAATCTCTCAGCGTGTGCCGACGATTTGCAAAGTCAGCCCGGCGCGTCCCGATGTGCACATCGAAGATGTTGAGAGAGTCGGCGGCATCAGCGCCATTTTGAAAGAACTCGCAAAACGCCAAGGGGCGCTGGAGTTAAATCAAAAGACCGTGACTATGCAAACGCTTGGCGAAAATATTCGCGAAGCCGCCGCGCCTGATGGCGATGTGATTCGCACCCTTGAAGAACCTTTTTCGGAAACCGGCGCGCTGGCAACTTTATTCGGTAACCTCGCGCCCGAAGGCGCAGTCATCAAACGCGCCGCCGCCGATCTGGATTATTTTACCGGCACGGCGATGGTTTTCGATTCGATGGAAGAAGCCTGTTCTGCTATTTTAAGTGGACTCGTAAAAAAAGGTTCCGTGGTGGTGATTCGTTACGAAGGACCACGCGGCGGTCCCGGTATGCAGGAGATGCTTGCGCCGACGGCAAACATCGTTGGCATGGGACTCGGGCGCGACGTGGCGCTGATCACCGATGGGCGGTTTTCGGGCGCGACCCGCGGCATCTGCATCGGGCATGTTTCACCGGAAGCCGCAGCCGGCGGGACGATTGCCGCGCTTAAAGACGGTGATGTGATTACCATCGATTTGAAGAACAATCGTCTGGAAGTTGATTTGGATGCAAGCGAAATCGCCGCGCGCCTTGCCGCCTTGCCGCCATTTCAAACGCGCGTCAAGAGTTCGTATTTGCGGCGCTATGCATCGCTTGTGACATCGGCGAACACCGGAGCGGTTCTCAGAAAAGTTTGA
- the leuB gene encoding 3-isopropylmalate dehydrogenase has translation MKLDIATLPGDGIGREVVAEGVKVVCAIAQRFNHEVDIREYAIGGSALDEFDSPFPEATAKGCLASKAVLLGAVGGPKYDANPRGKKPEDGLLALRKTLKAYANLRPIVVYQELIEASPLRPDIVEGCDMLIVRELLGGLYFGEPRGIKEDQAFNTMAYSIPEIERIAHVAFKAAEKRRGLVASVDKANVLETSQLWRETVSRVAQAYPTVKLEHILVDNCAMQIVRDPRRFDVILTENMFGDILSDEAAVIAGSIGMLASASLGGEVGLYEPVHGSAPDIAGQGKANPLGTIASVAMMLRYSFDLEEEARAVESAIKTALANGLRTADLVTGSSAVPTAVMGDAIKSLLLSI, from the coding sequence ATGAAACTGGATATAGCCACATTACCGGGTGATGGAATCGGCAGAGAAGTCGTTGCCGAGGGCGTGAAGGTGGTTTGCGCCATTGCCCAGCGGTTCAATCACGAAGTCGATATTCGTGAGTATGCCATCGGTGGCTCGGCGCTTGATGAATTTGATTCACCGTTTCCCGAAGCGACTGCAAAGGGTTGTCTGGCGAGCAAAGCCGTTTTATTAGGTGCGGTCGGTGGTCCAAAGTATGATGCGAATCCGCGAGGCAAAAAACCCGAAGACGGACTTTTGGCGCTCAGAAAAACTTTGAAGGCGTATGCCAATCTGCGCCCGATTGTGGTTTACCAGGAGTTAATTGAGGCTTCGCCGCTGCGACCTGATATTGTCGAAGGTTGCGATATGTTGATCGTGCGCGAACTGCTCGGCGGATTGTATTTTGGCGAGCCGCGCGGCATCAAAGAAGACCAGGCGTTTAACACGATGGCTTATTCGATTCCTGAAATCGAACGCATCGCCCACGTGGCGTTCAAAGCCGCTGAAAAACGACGGGGCTTAGTGGCATCGGTTGATAAAGCGAATGTTTTGGAAACCTCGCAACTCTGGCGCGAAACCGTGAGCCGCGTGGCGCAAGCTTATCCAACCGTCAAACTCGAACACATCTTGGTTGATAATTGCGCCATGCAAATTGTTCGCGACCCGCGCCGCTTTGATGTGATTTTAACCGAAAATATGTTCGGGGATATTTTGTCAGATGAGGCAGCCGTGATTGCCGGTTCCATCGGTATGCTGGCATCTGCAAGCCTTGGCGGCGAGGTGGGACTGTATGAACCGGTTCATGGTTCTGCGCCTGATATTGCAGGTCAAGGCAAAGCCAACCCGCTTGGCACTATTGCATCGGTTGCGATGATGTTGCGTTATTCATTCGACCTTGAAGAAGAGGCGCGTGCCGTTGAAAGCGCCATCAAAACCGCTCTGGCAAACGGTCTGCGCACGGCAGATTTAGTCACTGGAAGCTCAGCGGTTCCGACAGCTGTAATGGGCGATGCCATAAAATCGCTGCTCCTTAGTATTTAG